DNA sequence from the Streptomyces canus genome:
CCGAGGTAGGCGGCGGCCCGTCCGGCAGAGGGGCGCTGCAGCGGCTGGGCCAGCATCGACGTACGGTCGCTCATGACGCGCCCTCGATCCCGGAGAACAGGTCGGTCTCCCTCGTCTCTCCGTGTTCCCCGCTCACCCATTGGTAGTACTCGGTGGTGAAGAGAGGCTGCGCGAGTTCGTTCGAGAGCGCGAAGTACGCCCCCGACACATCGATCTGGGTCGCGTGCGCGGCCATCGCGGCGCTTTTGGCGGCGGCGTACGCCGTGCCGTCGATCTCCGTGGTGATGCGCTCGTCGTCCACCACACCCGGTACGTCGTCGAGGACGGCGGCCTTGGCGAAGGGGAGGCCGGGCAGGTCGTCGTGGAGCCGGGCGAACGCCTGCTCGCCGACCGCCCGCGGTACGCGGTTCCAGTAGACCTTCTCGATCGTCCAGCCCGCCTCCGCGGCGAGCTCCACCGCGCGCATGGCGACCCGGTGGGCCTGGATGTGGTCGGGGTGGCCGTATCCGCCGTTCTCGTCATAGGTGACGAGGACCTGGGGACGCACCTCCAGGATCACCTCGACGAGATGGCGGGCCGCCTCGTCGACGTCGGCCCGCCAGAAGCAGTGCGGGTTGTCGTTGTCGGCGGTGCCCATCATCCCGGAGTCCTGGTACCGGCCGCGGCCGCCGAGGAAACCGAAGTCCTCGACGCCCAGTCGCTCCATGGCCGCGGCCAGCTCGCGCTCACGCTCCTGAGCGAGGCCGGCGCCGGTCAGATGCCGGAGCTCCGGCGGGATGACCTCGCCACGCTCGCCGAGGGTGCAGGTGACCAGGGTCACCCGGGCGCCCTCTGCCGCGTACCTGGCCATGGTCGCGCCGTTGTTGATCGACTCGTCGTCCGGGTGCGCGTGCACCAGGAGAAGACGCCGAGCGGGCTGTTCCGTCATGGCCCCACCCTACGAGGAGCCACCGACAGTCCCGCTCAGCCGGGTCGTCGCAGTGGGGTCAGAACTTGATACTGCCGATCATGCCCGCGATGTTGGTCGTCAGCTCGCTGATCGTCGGTGCGATCGAAGAGGCGGCGAGATAGAAGCCGAGCAGGATGCACACGACGGCGTGCCCGCCCTTCAGTCCCGACTTCTTCACCAACAAGAAGACGATGATCGCCAGCAGCACTACCGCCGAAATTGAGAGTGCCACGGCGGCTCACCTCCAAAGATCCCAAGAGCGCGGGGGGTCGGACCAGGGGGGCAGATAAATCCATACAGCAGCCAGCGGATTCATACCCACTATGCGGTAGTGATCATAACTATCCGGGCCTGCGCATCCGTCGGCGCACGGCCGCACAAGGGGGCGCATGGCCAATATGGTCGGGGCATGACGACCGAGCCTGACTCCTTCCCCCGCCGGCACGCCCGTACCCAGCGCTTCACGCTCGGCGCGCCGCGCGCGTTCACCGTGGCGCCCGACGGATCGCGTGTCGTGTTCCTGCGCTCGAACTCCGGTACGGACCGGGCCAATTCACTGTGGGTGCTCGACACGGCGGACGGCGGGGAGCGCGTCGCGGCCGACCCGCGCGCCCTCCTGGGCGGCGCCGAGGAGCACCTCTCGCCCGAGGAGCGGGCGCGCCGCGAACGCAGCCGCGAGGGCGGTGCCGGCATCGTCGGCCACGCCACCGACGCAGCCGTCGAGTTGGCCTCTTTCGCCTTGTCAGGGCGGCTTTTCACGGCCGAGCTGCGGGCCGGCACCGCACGTGAACTGCCCGTCCCCGGCCCGGTGATCGACCCGCGCCCGGCCCCCGACGGACGGCACGTCGCGTACGTCGCCCAGGGCGCCCTGAGGGTCGTGGGCGCCGAGGGCGAGGGGGACCGGGCGCTGGCCGTCCCGGAGTCGGATCACGTCACCTACGGTCTCGCGGAGTTCATCGCGGCCGAGGAGATGGGCCGGTCACGGGGCTTCTGGTGGTCGCCGCAGTCGGACCGGCTGCTGGTCGCGCGCGTGGACGACACGCCGGTGCGGCGCTGGTGGATCTCCGACCCGGCCCACCCGGACCGTGATCCACACCACGTCCCGTACCCGGCCGCGGGCACCTCCAACGCGGACGTACGGCTGTTCGTGCTGGCCCTGGACGGGGCCCGCACCGAGGTCTCCTGGGACCGGGGGCGCTATCCGTATCTGGCCCATGTGCACTGGTCAGCGGCGGGCGCCCCGCTGCTGCTCGTACAGGCGCGCGACCAGCGCAGTCAGCTGTATCTCGCGGTGGATCCGGAGTCCGGAGCGACCCGGATGGTGCACGCGGACGAAGATCCAATTTGGCTGGATCTTTTCCCCGGGGTGCCTTGTTGGAGCCCTTCGGGACAGCTCGTGCGGATCGTCGACGAGGGTGGCGCGCGGGTGCTCGCGGTAGGTGAACGCCCGCTGACGGGACCGCAGTTGCACGTCCGCGCGGTGCTGGACGTGACCGAGGACGACGTGCTGGTCTCGGCGTCGGCCGGTGCGGAGGCCGCGTCACCGGAGACCGGCGAGGTGCACGTCTACCGGGTGAACGAGCTCGGGGTGGAGCGCGTCTCGCAGGAGCCCGGCGTGCATTCGGCGGTGCGCGCCGGGGGCGTGACCGTGCTGGTGTCGGCGGCCCTCGACCGGCCGGGCGCCCGCGTGCGGGTACTGCGCGACGGCAAGGAGACGGCGACTGTCACGTCGTACGCAGAAGATCCCGGTTTGACCCCGCGCGTGACCCTCGTCGAGGGGGGCGCACGAAAGATCCCGTGCGCCGTGCTTATGCCGCAGGACTACGCCGGTGACAGCCCCCTTCCGGTTTTGCTGGACCCGTACGGGGGTCCGCACGGACAGCGGGTGGTCGCCGCGCATCATCCGCACCTGACCTCGCAGTGGTTCGCCGACCAGGGATTCGCGGTGGTCGTGGCCGACGGCCGGGGCACCCCGGGCCGCTCCCCCGCCTGGGAGAAGGCGGTCCGGGACGACCTCGCGGCGGTCGTCCTCCAGGACCAGGTGGACGCGCTCCAGGCGCTCGCCGGGGACTTCCCTCTCGACCTCTCCCGGGTCGGGATCCGCGGCTGGTCCTTCGGCGGCTACCTGGCGGCCCTCGCGGTGCTGCGCCGGCCCGACGTCTTCCACGCGGCGGTGGTCGGCGCCCCTGTCACCGATCTGCGCCTGTACGACACCCACTACCAGGAGCGCTACCTCGGCCACCCGGACGAGCAGCCGGCGGTCTACCGACGCAACTCGCTGGTCGACGACGAGGGCCTGGTCGACGCGGCCGAGCCGCACCGCCCGATGATGATCATCCACGGCCTCGCGGACGACAACGTGGTGGTCGCCCACTCCCTGCGCCTGTCCTCGGCCCTGCTGGCCGCCGGCCGCCCGCACGAGGTGCTGCCACTGTCCGGTGTGACCCACATGACCCCGCAGGAGACGGTCGCGGAGAACCTGCTGCGGCTTCAGCTGGACTTCCTGAAGCGGTCGTTGGGGATGGCGTAGGAACAGCAGCGGGCCGGGACGACATGGCGCGTCCCGGCCCGCTTACGGCACCCGCACGGCCGTACGTCGTAGAGACTGACGTGTCCGTATATCGGAACCGGGTCGGTCAAGTTGCCTCCGTGTTACTCCGGCTCCTTGGTCGTGACGACCTGCTTCTCCTCCGCGAAGTGGCACGCCGAGTCGTGTGCCGCCGGCCCGCCCGCGAACCGGAACTCCGCGGGCACCGCCAGCGCGGGGACCTCCAGCGCGCACCGCTCCTGGGCCTTCCAGCAACGGGTACGGAAGCGGCACCCGGACGGGATGTTCGTCGGGGACGGGACGTCACCCGTGAGGATGATCCGCTCCCGGCGCTCGCGGGCCTCCGGGTCGGGCAACGGCACGGCGGACAGCAGCGCCTGGGTGTAGGGGTGCGTCGGATGGTCGTAGATCTCGGCGTCCCGGCCGATCTCGACGATCCGCCCGAGGTACATCACCCCGACCCGGTCCGAGATGTGCCGGACGATCGACAGGTCGTGCGCGATGAAGAGGTACGACAGCTCGAACTCGCTCTGGAGCCGGTCGAGGAGGTTGATCACCTGGGCCTGGACGGAGACGTCGAGGGCGGAGACCGGTTCGTCGGCGACGATGACCTCCGGGCGCAGGGCCAGTCCGCGCGCGATGCCGATGCGTTGGCGCTGACCGCCGGAGAACTGGTGCGGATAGCGGTTGATGTACTCGGGGTTGAGGCCCACGACGTCCAGCAGGTCCTGGACCTTCCTGCGCCGGTCTCCCTTGGGGGCCACCTCGGGGTGGATGTCGTACGGCTCCCCGATGATGTCGCCGACCGTCATACGGGGGTTGAGCGAGGTGTACGGGTCCTGGAAGACCATCTGGATGTTGCGGCGGACCGACTTGAGCGCCTTGCCGGAGAGCTTGGTGATGTCCTCGCCCTTGTACTTGATCACCCCTGCGGTCGGCCGCTCGAGATTGACGAGCATCTTGGCCACGGTCGACTTGCCGCAGCCGGACTCCCCGACGATGCCGAGGGTCTCTCCCTTGTCGAGGGCGAAGTCCACACCGTCGACGGCCTTGACGGCACCGACGTGTTTCTTGAACAGAATGCCCCGCGTCAAGGGATAATGCTTGACCAGTCCACTCACTTCCAGGATCGGCTCAACCATTGAGGCACTCCGTCCAGAAGTGACAGGCACTCGTCCGCCTGTCGTCGACGTCGTACAGAGGCGGTACGTCCGTGCGGCAGATGTCCCGGGCCATCGGGCACCGGGGGTTGAACGCGCAACCCGGCGGGATGTGCATCAGGTTGGGCGGCAGTCCCTTGATGGCGTACAGCTCCTGCCCCTTCTGATCGAGACGGGGAATGGAGTCGAGGAGTCCGCGGGTGTAGGGGTGGGCCGGCGCCTTGTAGATGTCGTGCACGGGGGCCTGCTCGACGATCCGTCCGGCGTACATGACGGCGATCCGGTCGGCCACGTCCGCGACGACACCGAGGTCGTGGGTGATGAGGATGAGCCCCATGTTGTACTCGCGCTGGAGTTCGGCGAGCAGGTCCATCACCTGGGCCTGGACAGTGACGTCGAGCGCGGTCGTCGGTTCGTCGGCGATGATCAGCTCGGGTTCCAGGGCGAGCGCCATCGCGATCATGATGCGCTGGCGCATGCCGCCGGAGAACTGGTGCGGATAGTCCCTCACCCGCTCCTTGGCGGCCGGGATGCGCACCCGGTCCATCAGCTCGACGGCCCTGGCCCGGGCGTCCTTCTTCGACATCCCGCGGTGCACGACGAACATCTCGCCGAGCTGGTCTCCGACGCTCAGTACGGGATTCAGCGACGACAGCGCGTCCTGGAAGATCATCGCCATCCGGGCACCACGGACCTTGCGCCGCTCGTCCTCCTTCAGCTTCAGCAGGTCCTGCCCCTGGAAGAGGATCTCGCCGCCGGTGATCTTCCCTGGAGGAATGTCGAGGATCCCCATGATCGCCTGCGCGGTCACCGACTTCCCGGACCCCGACTCCCCGAGCACGGCGAGGGTCTCGCCCTCGTCCACGCCGTAGTCGACCCCGTTGACCGCCTTGGCGACCCCGTCCCTGGTCCTGAACTCCACATGCAGATCACGCACTTCGAGCAGCACGGCGACTCACCTCGGCTTCGGGTCGGGGCGTCGCGGATGGCGCCGCACAGGAAAAAACGGGGGCGGGAAGGACGTGGCGCGACGGACAACAACCTGGGCAGCCGCACCCCGCCACACCGCGACCGGACCCCGGCCCTCCCGCTCGGTGCGGTCGCAGGAGGCCACTGCCACACGCCTCGGCTCCGGGTCGAGGCGTCGCGGATGGCGCAGCGCCGGACATGAGGGGGACGAAAGGAGCGTGGCGGGACGGACGACGACTCCGGCAGCCGCACCCCGCCACACCGCGACCGGACCCCGGCCCTCCCGCTCGGTGCGGTCGCAGGAGGCCACTGCCACAGGCCTCGGCGGTGCGGCGCCGCCGGGCAGGACGACATGGTGCGGGCGGAAGGTCCGCCGGGCCGCACTGCCGCTGCTCTCACGCGCGCTCGGCACCACGTCCGCTCACCTCAGCTTCGGGTCGAGGGCGTCGCGGACCGCGTCGCCGAGCATGATGAAGGCGAGAACCGTGATCGCGAGGGCTCCGGCCGGCCAGAGGAGCATGTGGGGGGCGTTGCGGATGTAGGCGGAGGCCGCGGAGATGTCGATGCCCCAGCTGACCGTGGGGGGTTTGAGGCCCACGCCGAGGTACGACAGGGTCGCCTCCAGGGCGATGTAGGTGCCGAGCGCGATGGTCGCGACCACGATCACCGGGGCGACCGCGTTCGGCGCGATGTGGCGCAGCAGCAGGCGGGAGTTGGAGGCGCCGAGGGCCCTGGCCGCCTGTACGTAGTCATTCTGTCGGGCGGTGATCACCGAGCCGCGCGCGATGCGGGAGATCTGCGGCCAGCCCAGCAGCACCATGAACCCGATGACCGGCCACACCGTGCTGCTCGTGACGACCGACAGGAGCACCAGGCCGCCGAGGACCACCGGGATCGCGAAGAAGATGTCGGTGGTGCGGGACAGGATCGAGTCCGAGAAGCCTCCGAAGAACCCGGCGAGGCCTCCGAGGACCGACCCGAGGATCGCGACGCCCAGCGTGGCGCAGACGCCCACCGTCACCGACGTACGGGCGCCGTACACCGTGCGCGTGTAGACGTCGCAGCCCTGGCCGTCGTAGCCGAAGGGATGGCCCGGCTGGGAGCCCTCCTGTGCCTTGGAGAGGTCGCACTTGAGGGGGTTGCCCGAGGTGATGAGCGAGGGCCACAGGGAGATGACGACCAGGAAGATGATCACCAGGGCCGAGATGATGAAGACGGGGTTGCGGCGCAGGTCCCGCCAGGCGTCGGACCAGAGGGAGCGGGGTTTGTCCAGAGGGGTCGTGTCGTCGGGGCCCTTCTCCAGGGTGGTCGCCTCACTCACCGCGAGATCCATCGCACCGCCCGCTCCGGTCCCGGCGATGGCTCCCTCTTGTTCCTGGGATTCAGGCATAGCGGATCCTGGGGTCGAGGACGGCGTACAGGAGGTCGACGAGCAGGTTGGCGACCAGGAAGACCAGGACGAGGACGGTGACGAAGCCGACCACGGTCTGGGTGTTCTGGCGCAGGATGCCCTGGTAGAGCTGGTAGCCGACGCCGTGGATGTTGAAGATGCGCTCGGTGACGATCGCACCGCCCATCAGGGCGCCGATGTCGGTGCCGATGAAGGTGACCACGGGGATGAGCGAGTTGCGGAGCAGATGCCTCACGATGACCCGCTGTCTCGGCAGACCCTTGGCCACCGCCGTACGGACGTAGTCCGAGCGCCGGTTCTCCGCGATCGACGTGCGGGTCAGCCGGGTCACGTACGCCAGTGACACGGACGCGAGGACCAGGCCCGGCACGAGCAACTCGCCGAAGCCGGCCTCCGTGGACACCGAGGGTTTGATCCAGCCCCACTGGACACCGAGGAGGAGTTGGAGCAGCAGGCCGGTGACGAAGGTGGGGACGGAGATCACGACGAGGGTGAGCAGGAGGACCGAGGTGTCGACGGGCCGGCCGCGCTTGAGTCCGGTGATCACGCCCAGGGTGATGCCGATGACGATCTCGATGAGGATCGCGACGATCGTCAGCCGGATGGTCACGGGGAACGACGTCGCCATCAGCTCGGTGACCTTCTGGCCGTTGAACGCGGTGCCGAAGTCGCCGGTGAAGACGTGCCCCATGTAGGTCAGGTACTGCTGCCAGACCGGCTTGTCGAGGCCGAACTCCTTCTTGAGCTGGGCGGACGTCGCCGCGTCGCACTGCTTGTCGCCGCACAGACCCGCGATGGGGTCGCCCATCACGTCCACCATGAGGAAGATCAGCAGCGTCGACCCGATGAACACCGGGATCATCTGGAGCAGACGCCGGACGACGTACCGTCCCATGGCGGGGTCAGCCGACCTTGATCTCGTTGTAGACGGGGACGCTGAACGGGTTGAGCTTCACGTTCGAGAGCCGCTCCGAGTAGCCGGCGCTGCCGTTCTGGTACCAGAGCGGGATGGCGGCCATGTTGTCCCGTACGACCTTCTCGGCCGCCTGGAACTTCTCCACCGCCTTGGTGGTGTCGGTCTCGGCGTTGGCCTCGTTGACGAGCTTGTCGAAGTCCTTGTTGGACCACTTGCCGTCGTTGGAGGAGGCGTTGGTGTAGTAGAGCGGCTGGAGGAAGTTCTGGATGAGCGGGTAGTCCATCTGCCAGCCCGCCCGGAAGGGGCCGCTCATCTTCTTCGCGGTGATCTGGCTGCGGAAGTCGGCGAAGGTGCCGACGGGGTTGCCGACGCAGGCCTTGTCGTTGTCGAGCGCGTTGTTGATGGAGTTGCAGACGGCGTCGACCCACTGCTTGTGGGAGCCGGTGTCCGCGTTGTACGTGATCTTGATCTGACCGCCGGGGAGTCCGCCGCCCTCCTGGATGAGCTTCTTGGCCGCGGCGGGGTCGTAGTCGCAGGCGTCCCCGCACAGTCCGTCCTGGAAGCCGCCCTCCTTGCCGAGGACCGGGGAGGTCCAGTCGGTGGCGGGGGTGCGGGTCTTCTGGAAGATCGTCTCGGTGATCTGGTCGCGGTTGATCGCCCGGGAGAGGCCGGTGCGGACCTTCTCCATCCCGGCCGCGTTCCACTTCTTGTCGTAGAACGGGAAGGCGAGGGTCTGGATGATGCCGGCCGGGGTGTTGATGTAGCGGTCGCCGAGGTCGGCCTTGGCGTTCTTGAGCTGGGCGGCCGGGACGTCGTCCACCAGGTCGAGGTTGCCGGCCAGGAGGTCGGTGTAGGCGGTGTTGTTGTCGGTGTAGACCTTGAGGGTCACCCCGCCGTTCTGGGCCTTGTCCGGGCCGGGGTAGGCGTCCCACTTCTTCAGGGCCATCTGCGAGCCCTTGGTGTACGAGTCGATGGTGTACGGCCCGTTCCCGACGGGCTTCTGCAGCCAGGACGCGTGGTCGTTGAAGAACGCCTGCGGGAGCGGGGCGTAGGCGGGGTAGCCGAGGGTGTCGGGGAAGGTCGAGAACTTCTGGTTGAGCTTGACGGTGAAGGTCTGCTCGCCGGTGACCTTCAGTCCGGAGAGGGTGTCGGCGCTCTGCTTGCTGCCGTCCTCCGGGTGCGTCTTGTCGTATCCGTCGATGTAGCCGAAGAAGTAGGCGTTCTTCTGGTTGTTCTTGAGGGAGGCCCCGTAGTTCCAGGCGTCCACGAACGACTTGGCGGTGACCTTCTCGCCGTTGCTGAAGGTCCAGCCGCTCTTGACCGTGATCGTGAAGTTCTGCGAGTCGGTCGTGTCGATCTTCTCGGCGAGCATGTCCTCGGCCTTGCCGGTCTCCGGGTTGTACTTCTTCAGGCTCCGGAAGATCATGTCGAGGACCTTGCCGCCCTGCACCTCGTTGGTGTTGGCCGGCTCCAACGGGTTCTGCGGGTCGCCCCAGGAGGAGCTCAGCACCGCGCCGCCGTCACTGCTGCCGCTGCCGCTGCCGCTGTCCCCACTGCCGCAGGCCGTCGCCGCGAGGGCTACCGCCGCCGCGCATGCGGCCCATTTGGCGTGCGTGGCTCCACGCATGGAGTGCCTCCTCAAGACTGATCCGTTACCGGCCAATATCGAACCGAAAGGGTCATTCCGCACGCCTGGGTAGGCCTTTGGGGGGTGCGCGGGGGCCGAGCCGATCAGGTCAGGGGGCCGGGACGTCAGATGGCACCAGGCCAAAGTGCCCGTGAGCCGGGCTGCCGGTGGGTCAGGTTGCCGGGGAGGCCAGGGGGTCGGTGCGTCGGAGTACCAGGAGCCACGGAACCACGGCGCCCACAGACCAAGCCGCCGGGAGCCAAGTTGCCGGAGGGCCAAGTTGCCGGGGGCCAAGGGGCCGGTGAGTCAGCGTGCCGACGGCAAGGGGTCGGGTCGCCGGACTACCCAGAGCCACGGAACCACGGCGCCCACAGACCAAGCTGCCGGGAGCCAAGTTGCCGGAGGGCCAAGTTGCCGGGGGCCAAGGGGCCGGTGAGTCAGCGTGCCGACGGCAAGGGGTCGGGTCGCCGGACTACCCAGAGCCACGGAACCACGGCGCCCACAGACCAAGCTGCCGGGAGCCAAGGGGCCTAAGGGTCAGGGGGCCCGGTGAGTCAGGGGCCGCCAGGCCAGGCCTCCAGTGGGTCCAGGCGCCGCCGGACTCAGCTGCCTGTAAACAGGGGGTCGCCAGGTCCCGCCGTCGGCAGCTCGAGGCGCTGCTGGGCCCAGGCGGAGTCCTCTCCCGCGGTCGCCTTCACCGTAGGCCAGGGGGGAAACGGCGGCCGGGGGCGGAGGCGCGGTGCCTCCGCCCCCGGCCGGGGGTTCTGCAAGGGGCGTCAGTCCTTGGCCGGCGCCTCGTCCTTCACGTCCTCCAGCGCCTTCAGCGCCGGGTCCATGATCACGTCCTCGTCACGGGCATCCGTGGTCGGGTCCTCCGGGAAGTGGCAGGCCGTGAGGTGGCCGACCTTGTTGCCGGAGATCTGGACCAGCGGCGGCTCGTCCGTGGCGCACTTGTCCTGCGCCTTCCAGCACCGGGTGCGGAAGCGGCAGCCGGACGGCGGCAGGATCGGCGAGGGGACGTCGCCGGACAGGCGGATCCGCTCGCGGCTCGCACCCGTGCCGTCGATGTCGACCTCGGGCACCGCGGAGAGCAGGGCGTGCGTGTACGGGTGCCGGGGCCGGTTGTAGATCGACTCCCGGTCGCCGACCTCGACGATCTTGCCGAGGTACATGACCGCCACGCGCTGCGAGAAGTGCCGTACGACGGCCAGGTCGTGGGCGATGAACAGGAAGGCGATCCCCAGCTCGTCCTGGACCTTCTTGAGCAGGTTGACGACCTGCGCCTGGATCGACACGTCCAGCGCGGACACCGGCTCGTCCGCCACGATCAGCTTGGGCTGGAGGGCCAGCGCCCGGGCCACGCCGATGCGCTGACGCTGACCGCCGGAGAACTCGTGCGGGAAGCGGTTGTAGTGCTCGGGGTTGAGGCCGACCAGCTCGAGGAGCTCCCGGACCCGCGTCTCCAGGCCGCCCTCCGGCTGGATCCCGTTGACCTCCATCGGCGACTTGATGATCGAGCCGACGGTCTGCCGCGGGTTCAGCGAGGAGTACGGGTCCTGGAAGATCATCTGGATCTCGGACCGCACCGGCGCCAGCTGACGGCGTGAGGCGTGCGTGATGTCCTGACCGGAGTACGTGATCTTGCCGGCCGTCGGCTCCAGGAGCCGCGTGATCAGCCGGCCCGTCGTCGACTTGCCGCAGCCGGACTCGCCGACCAGGCCGACGCTCTCGCCGACGCCGACCGTCAGGTCGACCCCGTCGACGGCCTGAACGGCGCCGACTTTGCGTTTGATCGGGAAGCCGCCGTAGATCGGGAAGTGCTTGGTCAGGCCCTCGACCTTCAGGAGTTCCTCGGTCGAGGTACCGGTGGGACCCTGCTGGGCGGGGAGGGTGAGGTTGTCGCTCATGTCTCGGATCTCCCTAGCGCAGCCGGGGCTGGATCTTGTCGATGAAGATGGTCTGCTTCTGCTCGGCCGTCAGGTGGCACGCGGAGGCGCGCCCCTCGCCCAGCGGCGGGCGGGAGTCGGTGCACAGCGTGCCCGGCACCTCGTCCTTGAAGGCGCACCGCGGGTGGAACGGGCAGCCGGAGGGCGGGTTGAGCAGCGAGGGCGGCGAGCCGGGGATCGGCTCCAGCGCCTCGTTGATGTCGCCGTCCAGGCGAGGCATCGAGCTCAGCAGGCCCCAGGTGTAGGGGTGCTTCGGCGCGCCCAGGACCT
Encoded proteins:
- the mshB gene encoding N-acetyl-1-D-myo-inositol-2-amino-2-deoxy-alpha-D-glucopyranoside deacetylase: MTEQPARRLLLVHAHPDDESINNGATMARYAAEGARVTLVTCTLGERGEVIPPELRHLTGAGLAQERERELAAAMERLGVEDFGFLGGRGRYQDSGMMGTADNDNPHCFWRADVDEAARHLVEVILEVRPQVLVTYDENGGYGHPDHIQAHRVAMRAVELAAEAGWTIEKVYWNRVPRAVGEQAFARLHDDLPGLPFAKAAVLDDVPGVVDDERITTEIDGTAYAAAKSAAMAAHATQIDVSGAYFALSNELAQPLFTTEYYQWVSGEHGETRETDLFSGIEGAS
- a CDS encoding S9 family peptidase, whose protein sequence is MTTEPDSFPRRHARTQRFTLGAPRAFTVAPDGSRVVFLRSNSGTDRANSLWVLDTADGGERVAADPRALLGGAEEHLSPEERARRERSREGGAGIVGHATDAAVELASFALSGRLFTAELRAGTARELPVPGPVIDPRPAPDGRHVAYVAQGALRVVGAEGEGDRALAVPESDHVTYGLAEFIAAEEMGRSRGFWWSPQSDRLLVARVDDTPVRRWWISDPAHPDRDPHHVPYPAAGTSNADVRLFVLALDGARTEVSWDRGRYPYLAHVHWSAAGAPLLLVQARDQRSQLYLAVDPESGATRMVHADEDPIWLDLFPGVPCWSPSGQLVRIVDEGGARVLAVGERPLTGPQLHVRAVLDVTEDDVLVSASAGAEAASPETGEVHVYRVNELGVERVSQEPGVHSAVRAGGVTVLVSAALDRPGARVRVLRDGKETATVTSYAEDPGLTPRVTLVEGGARKIPCAVLMPQDYAGDSPLPVLLDPYGGPHGQRVVAAHHPHLTSQWFADQGFAVVVADGRGTPGRSPAWEKAVRDDLAAVVLQDQVDALQALAGDFPLDLSRVGIRGWSFGGYLAALAVLRRPDVFHAAVVGAPVTDLRLYDTHYQERYLGHPDEQPAVYRRNSLVDDEGLVDAAEPHRPMMIIHGLADDNVVVAHSLRLSSALLAAGRPHEVLPLSGVTHMTPQETVAENLLRLQLDFLKRSLGMA
- a CDS encoding ABC transporter ATP-binding protein; the encoded protein is MVEPILEVSGLVKHYPLTRGILFKKHVGAVKAVDGVDFALDKGETLGIVGESGCGKSTVAKMLVNLERPTAGVIKYKGEDITKLSGKALKSVRRNIQMVFQDPYTSLNPRMTVGDIIGEPYDIHPEVAPKGDRRRKVQDLLDVVGLNPEYINRYPHQFSGGQRQRIGIARGLALRPEVIVADEPVSALDVSVQAQVINLLDRLQSEFELSYLFIAHDLSIVRHISDRVGVMYLGRIVEIGRDAEIYDHPTHPYTQALLSAVPLPDPEARERRERIILTGDVPSPTNIPSGCRFRTRCWKAQERCALEVPALAVPAEFRFAGGPAAHDSACHFAEEKQVVTTKEPE
- a CDS encoding ABC transporter ATP-binding protein codes for the protein MLLEVRDLHVEFRTRDGVAKAVNGVDYGVDEGETLAVLGESGSGKSVTAQAIMGILDIPPGKITGGEILFQGQDLLKLKEDERRKVRGARMAMIFQDALSSLNPVLSVGDQLGEMFVVHRGMSKKDARARAVELMDRVRIPAAKERVRDYPHQFSGGMRQRIMIAMALALEPELIIADEPTTALDVTVQAQVMDLLAELQREYNMGLILITHDLGVVADVADRIAVMYAGRIVEQAPVHDIYKAPAHPYTRGLLDSIPRLDQKGQELYAIKGLPPNLMHIPPGCAFNPRCPMARDICRTDVPPLYDVDDRRTSACHFWTECLNG
- a CDS encoding ABC transporter permease, with translation MPESQEQEGAIAGTGAGGAMDLAVSEATTLEKGPDDTTPLDKPRSLWSDAWRDLRRNPVFIISALVIIFLVVISLWPSLITSGNPLKCDLSKAQEGSQPGHPFGYDGQGCDVYTRTVYGARTSVTVGVCATLGVAILGSVLGGLAGFFGGFSDSILSRTTDIFFAIPVVLGGLVLLSVVTSSTVWPVIGFMVLLGWPQISRIARGSVITARQNDYVQAARALGASNSRLLLRHIAPNAVAPVIVVATIALGTYIALEATLSYLGVGLKPPTVSWGIDISAASAYIRNAPHMLLWPAGALAITVLAFIMLGDAVRDALDPKLR
- a CDS encoding ABC transporter permease; translated protein: MGRYVVRRLLQMIPVFIGSTLLIFLMVDVMGDPIAGLCGDKQCDAATSAQLKKEFGLDKPVWQQYLTYMGHVFTGDFGTAFNGQKVTELMATSFPVTIRLTIVAILIEIVIGITLGVITGLKRGRPVDTSVLLLTLVVISVPTFVTGLLLQLLLGVQWGWIKPSVSTEAGFGELLVPGLVLASVSLAYVTRLTRTSIAENRRSDYVRTAVAKGLPRQRVIVRHLLRNSLIPVVTFIGTDIGALMGGAIVTERIFNIHGVGYQLYQGILRQNTQTVVGFVTVLVLVFLVANLLVDLLYAVLDPRIRYA
- a CDS encoding peptide ABC transporter substrate-binding protein, coding for MRGATHAKWAACAAAVALAATACGSGDSGSGSGSSDGGAVLSSSWGDPQNPLEPANTNEVQGGKVLDMIFRSLKKYNPETGKAEDMLAEKIDTTDSQNFTITVKSGWTFSNGEKVTAKSFVDAWNYGASLKNNQKNAYFFGYIDGYDKTHPEDGSKQSADTLSGLKVTGEQTFTVKLNQKFSTFPDTLGYPAYAPLPQAFFNDHASWLQKPVGNGPYTIDSYTKGSQMALKKWDAYPGPDKAQNGGVTLKVYTDNNTAYTDLLAGNLDLVDDVPAAQLKNAKADLGDRYINTPAGIIQTLAFPFYDKKWNAAGMEKVRTGLSRAINRDQITETIFQKTRTPATDWTSPVLGKEGGFQDGLCGDACDYDPAAAKKLIQEGGGLPGGQIKITYNADTGSHKQWVDAVCNSINNALDNDKACVGNPVGTFADFRSQITAKKMSGPFRAGWQMDYPLIQNFLQPLYYTNASSNDGKWSNKDFDKLVNEANAETDTTKAVEKFQAAEKVVRDNMAAIPLWYQNGSAGYSERLSNVKLNPFSVPVYNEIKVG
- a CDS encoding ABC transporter ATP-binding protein, encoding MSDNLTLPAQQGPTGTSTEELLKVEGLTKHFPIYGGFPIKRKVGAVQAVDGVDLTVGVGESVGLVGESGCGKSTTGRLITRLLEPTAGKITYSGQDITHASRRQLAPVRSEIQMIFQDPYSSLNPRQTVGSIIKSPMEVNGIQPEGGLETRVRELLELVGLNPEHYNRFPHEFSGGQRQRIGVARALALQPKLIVADEPVSALDVSIQAQVVNLLKKVQDELGIAFLFIAHDLAVVRHFSQRVAVMYLGKIVEVGDRESIYNRPRHPYTHALLSAVPEVDIDGTGASRERIRLSGDVPSPILPPSGCRFRTRCWKAQDKCATDEPPLVQISGNKVGHLTACHFPEDPTTDARDEDVIMDPALKALEDVKDEAPAKD